From the genome of Papaver somniferum cultivar HN1 chromosome 2, ASM357369v1, whole genome shotgun sequence, one region includes:
- the LOC113352046 gene encoding aspartic proteinase CDR1-like, producing MLKLVLITHEEHEDVSASTNASSFNSSNHGNHNQFLSPLHPFYFCFHFLFLYGNGRSYSTGNSAFETLTFDSTGGRSIQLPNIAVGCAHENVGQPFNKKVSGLVGLGGGKLSLISQLGSKIDSKFSYCLVPSHTDFSSRFNFGSNTEIIGENILSTPLISEPSQKTFYYLTLEGISVNENMVPFRSSASSTMEDDYIIIDSGTTLTYLPEEMYSELESEFEKAIDAEPIIGPENFNLCYPLDESMKYLDVTVHFTDADIKLDPKNYFGHVGGGAVCLFFAPTDGPYICGNVAQINFLIEYDLKEKKVSFKPTDCTKQG from the coding sequence TAACCATGGCAACCACAACCAATTTCTCTCTCCTCTTCATCCTTTTTATTTCTGTTTCCATTTCCTTTTTCTTTATGGAAATGGTCGTTCTTACAGTACTGGAAACAGTGCATTTGAAACCCTAACATTTGATTCAACAGGTGGTCGATCGATTCAACTTCCAAATATTGCAGTTGGTTGTGCTCATGAAAATGTTGGCCAACCCTTTAACAAGAAAGTGTCTGGTTTAGTTGGTCTTGGTGGCGGTAAACTTTCTTTGATTTCCCAGTTGGGTTCAAAAATTGATTCAAAATTCTCTTACTGTTTAGTACCTTCTCATACTGATTTTTCAAGTAGGTTCAATTTTGGTAGTAATACTGAAATTATAGGAGAAAATATTCTGTCAACTCCATTAATATCAGAACCATCACAAAAAACATTTTATTATCTAACACTTGAAGGTATTAGTGTTAACGAAAACATGGTTCCGTTCAGAAGCAGCGCATCCTCAACAATGGAAGACGATTACATTATAATCGATTCTGGAACGACTCTCACATATCTTCCAGAAGAAATGTATTCAGAACttgaatcagaatttgagaaaGCAATTGATGCTGAACCCATCATTGGTCCTGAAAATTTTAATTTATGTTACCcacttgatgaatccatgaaataTCTGGATGTTACTGTTCATTTTACCGATGCGGATATCAAACTTGACCCGAAGAATTATTTTGGTCATGTTGGCGGCGGTgctgtttgtttattttttgctCCTACCGATGGTCCATACATTTGTGGGAATGTAGCTCAGATCAATTTCCTAATTGAATAcgatttgaaggagaagaaagtTTCTTTCAAGCCAACTGATTGCACCAAGCAGGGCTAG